The window GGACATTTTATTAGGAAAATATCGTTCTCAAGTCTGGACAGAATTTAAAGATTTGGAAGAACGCAAAGAGCTTCAACAACAGTGGAATAGTTTAGTCAAAGAAGCTTTTCTAGAAAATCAAAAACTTAATTAACAATAAATTCAGTAAAATTTAGTGAATATATTACGCATGATTAAACGCAGAGATTTTAATGCAGAACCGATCCGTCTAGGTATTTGGGGCGTATCGGAATCTGGAAAAACTGTTTATTTAGCAAAATTATATAGAATGTTGCTAAAAGAGGGATGGAAAATTCGTATTAGTGGTGACTATAAAGATTTTTTGGAACAAGCTATAGAAAAACTAGACAATAGAGAACTCCCTAATGCGACAAATACTTCAGACGAACAGATAAAAACTTGTCAGTATCGGATTAGTAATGATAACTTTCAAGAAACAGGAAAAAAGGTTCAAGCGGTTATCGACTTTTTTGATATAGCTGGTGAATATTATGGAGGAGAAAATAAAATTAGATATAGAGAAGAGTTGAGAATCAATCTGAATGGGGAAGAAGTTACTCTGATTGATTACTTGTTGAGTTGTGATGGCATTCTATTTTTGCTCGATTACTGGAGAAATAGTAACAAAACAAGTAATGGAAAGTCTCAACTTCAGCTATTGGAAGAATTGTTCAGAGAAATGTTTGAAAGACGAGAATATTTAGATTCTAAAGTAAGCAATCGAAAACAAAACAATAGTTTTGAACAATTAGAATCTTATGTTGTTTTTGCTGTCACTAAAGCAGATCATGAAGATATCGAAAATTCGGGCATGAGTTCGATTGAACTAGTCAGTAAAGTTTTGAATTTTGATCCTAAGACTGAAGATATTATTAATTGGTTTGATAATTATTTTTATGTAGATAAGAGTAAGTTGGCAAGACAAATTGACGATGGCTATTATGAAAAACCAAGCAAATTCCATCGTTGTCAATTTTTTGCTGTTTCAGCAATAGGATCTTATTACGATGAAAAATCCGGAAGATCGAAATCAGGTGTAATTATTCCAGAAAAACCCAATCCCGATCCTCAAGAAAGAAAATCTGATGATGTGTTTAGTCCCAAAGGAGATAAAGTTTCTAATCCTAGCGATCGCTTTGGTGGAAGAGAACGTAAAGATCGCAACCAAAAACCCAAACCCCAGATTCTTAAAGGGGTAAGACTAGAGCCAATGAATGTGGTCGAACCTATTGAGTGGTTTATAGAAGGAATTTTAAAGAACCCACCAAAGCTTCCATCAATTCATACTAATACTCCTACTCCTGGTGAGAATGAAAAAGAATAAACTATTCTCCGAATCAAAAGTTAGAAAAAATATTTGAATTAATTTAATTAATAGCCAATGTATAGTCAATTAATTCATGGTAAATTTTGCGGTAAAAACTCTGGCTATCGCTTGATTGCTTGCACTCCAGATTATGAAAATAATACCGAATTTATTTATATTTTATTCAGAAAATACCATTTCTGGGGTCCTCAAGGTGTAGGAGATGGTAAAGCGATTGGAATTTTTCAATTAGATGCAAACCGATTAGTTTTGGTTAAAGCAGCTTTAGCTGAAGACGAAAATCAACAGCTTTTGTCTAGTGCAGATCGTGATGTTCGTCATTTCTATCAACATCATTACATTTTGGCGGATAGAGTGACCGAAAATATAGAGCTTTTAGAAACTAATCCCGTAGATTTTTTGCTTCGTTTTTTAGATCGAACCAGTCCTTATTTTGCTGATTTTAATCAGCCTATTTATCCGCATTCTGCAAACGGAAGTTTTTGGGAACAAATAATATCTGAAATTTTCCAACCAACATCATCAGAAATTACTGCAGATCGAGCTAATAAGATAAAACAATTTAGTGATGATATAGATAATCAAGCTCGATCATTTTTACTGTTAACTTTAGGTGCTATTCTTACTGGTCAAAAAATTATACTCACCATCGATAATAATGCTTCAGACCCTATAGATTTGGTCAGCAATCTTTTATTACTCTTACCAGCTAGTTATCGTACTAAAATTGCGATCTCTATTGGAACGGTCGAAGAAAATCAATGTCTTTGGGCAGACATAATTATTAAAACCGATCAAGAACCAGCATATCCTCTTGCAGAAGAATTTATTTGGTTAGATCGCGATCGTAAAAAGGTTGTTGGAAAACACGATCCAGATATTTATAATCATCGATATCTAAATGATTTTGTTAAAAAGGTTTGCAATAGTCCTGAATTTATTGAGCATTTTATCAAGCATTTGAATTCACTTTTTTCTAGCGTTAGAAACTTTACTAGAGACGATCTTCAGCAAGCAAGTAGCTTGATTTATTTTATTTCAGGATTACCAGAAGACCCCAAAGAAGCACAAGAAATACAAGAACTACAAAAACATAAAATAGATCTTTGGTGTAACTACATTGCTGAAATTTATGAAAATCATAGCAATACTGATTATTGGCAACCAATCATCGATGATTTTAAAGATGCCGATGACTTTTGGCAAGCTTTATTGAAGCTTTTCCAAGAGCATGGAGAAAGTTTTCCGATTGCTGTAGAACTTATATTATTAGTAATTCAGAAAGTAGGAATAGAGCAAGCATACCAAAAATTAGAAGAGGTCAAACAAATTGAAGGTTTACCATCGGCTTTAATCAAAATTGGATTACTAAATAGATTTCCTAGTGAACTTGAAAATAGCGTTCTCAATCAACATTTGGTTGATATCTGTGAGGAAAGTATTAAAGATATCCGCGATCGCTATCTCGTGAAAGACTCTGTTGTAGAGTTTGATGCACTCATTAATTTTCTACAAAAATCTAATAGATATCAAAGATTATTTTCTTCAGCTAAAGAAAAATTTGAGTTGCTTTCTAAGGCTTTGAAACCAGAACTTAGTACTAAAACAATTAAAAGTATATTCAATCAATATTTAGCTATTAAACTGCCATATGCAGATGAGCAATTTTTCAACAGCGATCTTTATAGGCAAACATTGGAAAAATTTTTTAGTATTAAAAATTGGACAAAATACTTTACCGCAGATAAAACTAAATCTTTTAATTATTTACCTGCAATAGCTCAGGAAATGGAACTGAACTATGAGAAAACTGATCTAATGTATGCTAATTTCCTAGATGTTTTTTCCCCTCCACCTGAAAATACCTATGAGATTCTAATTGATATTATCAAGAAAGCTATTACTTTTGATATATCAACAGAAAAGGATTCAAATATCGAGCTTAAATCTTTTCCAAGTAAAATAAAGCTCTTCTCCACAACATATCAATGGTTTAAAAATAATAATGCCGAATTAGAGAAACGATTAAAGTCATTAGAAAATGCTTCAGAAAAATGGAATAACTGGGATGCTTTAATTACTTTTTTAAAAGTAATACCAATGGAAAATATTTTATTAGTTGAAGACCTATTAAAAAATGCTTTTCTTAAAAAATCATTGCTCAAATGGTTAAAACTATTAAAAGCAGATTCAAGCTTCAAGGAGGATTTTTTTAATAGTTATTCCTGGAATAATATTCAATTAGAAACTATTTCAGATTTGACACGAACCGAAGAGGGGCAATGGAACAAATTATTGACTTGTTTAGTAGTAGAACGTTTTACCCAAGAGAAAGAACGTCTAGTAAATGTCATTCCAACTTTGCTGAATTATTTATGTCAACTATATTTTCAAGAAAAGAGTATAAGTATCGAAGATCGAGAACTGTGGATTAGATTAATTGAACCATCATTTCTTAAGTATTTATCTAATGTTGAACGTTTAAATATTTTCTCTTTAAAGTGGCACTTAAAAATTTATTCTGATTTTATTATTACTTTACAACCACTTGACGATACACAGCAAAAAGCTCTTTATTCCATAGCTAAAAATAAATTTGATTTGGTAGATAATCTTAATGATAAATTTCAATTATTTCAGGATATTTATAAATATTTAGCCAAAGATCATCTAAAAAAAATTGCCATTGATTTAATCGAATTTTGTTCTACTCCTAATGAAATTAGTAGTTTAGTTAAATTATGTCAAAAATTTGATTTTGATAATCGCGACATCAAAGAAATACTTACAAAGGTTAAAAAACAAGTATGTGGTTACAGTTTACTAGATTTATTGTTTAGTTATTTAGAGTTAGAGCCTATTTATGAATATGATAAAAAACTAATTGAAATGCTGTTTTTTATTTCAATCACCAACCAAGAACAGAATAAAAAAATTGGAATTTTCTTACGTAATTATAATTACGAATGCGCCAATTTAAAATTGATAAAATTGATAAATGACAAACTGATAGAGCAGCAATATCTTAACTAATGTCATAATTTAATAAGAGTAATATTAAATTATGACAAAATAAATAATAAAACTAAAATATATCGATATAAAATTATCAAATTTTCGGTAATATTATGAATAAAAAACCAAAAAAGTGGAGATGTTATGGAGGAAGAAATGGCCAACCTGGTCATAAAGAAACGATGGTCAATATAAGGCAAAAATGTAATAAATGTGGTGAAGATCAACCAAATGTCTCTACTTCCTCAGAACAAACAAAACCCAAAAAAGATGTCACTCTTCTCGCTTTATTAACAGTATTAAATATTGGAAGTGGCTATACAACCATCAAAGGTGCATTACAAATGTTCCCTGTGCCATTGGCTTGGTCAGTTGGGGGTGTAATTCAGACTTTATTATTTCTTTCTACTTCTCGTTATATTCTCAATCATGCTCCTAAACGGAGATGGTTAACTATCCTAGTTGGCTCGACTTTAAGTATATATACTAGCTTTTTTGCTTACTACGAATTTCTGACTAGCGAAGGACAAAAGCAGCAAGCCTTAGAAAGAGCTTCGACTGCACATGATAGCTTGGTTTTTGAAGTCTATACTCCGATTGAGCGCAAAGTTAGTAATCTGAAAAGCGAAATTGAGACGAAAGAATTACGAATAGAAGAAGAAATTGCTGGCAATAGAGCTTCTGGTTTACCAGGATGTGGCAGTATATGTAAGCAACTAAAAAATGAAAAAGAAGAGCTTCAAAACCGCTACAACAAACTTTTACCAGTAGCTAAAAATCTTAAAAGTTTGTTTGAATATCAAATAGAAGGAAAAACGCCAAAGGCAATTTTTGAGACAGATCTTCGAGCTTTAAGTAAAGTTTCAAATGATTGTCTTCCAGAAGACCCAAATTTTGATTGTCTACCGCAAGAATACGAACGAGTTTTAAATCCTAGAAGTACTGATTATAGGGAATTCCGTGGTAAATATATCGATGAAGATAGCATTTATATTTTGTTACAGCCCTATCATAAAATTAGAAAATTAGAACCTCCAGCAATCGCTGCTGGAGTACTCGCGATTACGCTTGATGGTCTGATTATTGCTTTGGGAACCGGGATAGAAGTTTCTGAGCAAAAAAAAAAGAGAAAAAAGAATAAAACAGACATATTAACCTTATCAATATTGGGCAAAGGTTCAAATTTTATAGAACAGTTACTTCATGAAATTGATTCTAAAAATTTGACTATTAACTATACAAATTCCCAAAAAAAAGACTTACAATTATCAGAGAATAAAACATCTTACTTACTCTTACTCAATAAAATTAATACTAATTTAGGTTGGGTAGAGAATGATAAAAGAAATAGTAGTTCAGAAGCTCATTGGCAGATTACTTCAGATAGTAATTCTCAAAAACTACGAGATTGGCTTATCAACGAAAGGGAAAGACTAATTAATGAAGAAATGAAGAATGATAACAAAACTCAAGCATCTAAATTACAAAAAGTGACATTTAGATTACCTCGTCCTCAAGATTTAAGTTCAGAATAACGAACTAACTCATATTAATATCGTTGAGAGCTATCATCATTTCTTGGATTGGCTGTTCTTTGGTAAAGATGGCGTAATTACAGACAATGACCCCGTAGAGGGCGAAAATATAGGGTTCGTGCAACGAAGTGCAAGATCTGAGCTCCACTTTCTGGGTAACTGAACCAGGTAAAACTAATTGTTTTGCTAACGCTTCGATACGGTCGGCACGTTTTTGGGTCAAGGTCTTTTTAAAACTACGATAACGATCGAGAGGGATGGGACTGCCGACAGGGGTATAAGGACCATAACGAGTCTCCTGATGTTCTACACTTACGGGGTGACAAGCACCCCAAACCCTTGCTTAAAGAAGGGATAAGCGTCTTCAAGTTGTGAATAAAATCAAGTTATTTGTTAAGAATGATAATCATTGTATTTTGAGTTGATTTTTAGTTCAAGTCAAATAGATTGATTAGGAAGGGTGATTGTATGGTAGAAAATATCGGTCATTTGCAATTAAAAATAGACCGATAATCATGAAATTATTACCATTATATACAGACCACATTAAACTGTGTTTAACAGCCTCTCAAATTCAAACGTTAAAGATTTTAATTTGGCTACTCACAGTGCAAAAAACTGTCAAAATAGAAAGACTTTCTGCTTGTTTTCCTTTACCAATCCGCTATGAAAGTCGTCGTAAACATATACAAAGATTTCTAACTCAATCGGCTTTAAGCTTACCTTTATTTTGGTTTCCTATCATTAAGTTAATTATTGAAAAAGAATTCCTTTGGGGAAGTCGATTAATTCTGACAATAGATAGAACACAATGGAAGAATAATAATATTTTTCTGATAGCTGTTATTTATAAAAAACGAGCTTTGCCAATATATTGGCAAGTGTTAAATAAAAAAGGGAGCAGCAATTTAGCGGAACAACAGGCGATTATCAAACCAGTCTTACGTTTATTGAAACAGTATGAATTAGTAATTTTGGGGGACAGAGAGTTTCATGGTGTAGAATTATCCTATTGGCTCAAAACCCAAAAATCACCTCAAAAAATCTATTTTATATTTCGACAAAAACAAGGAACTAACTTAAGAAAGCCCAAAAGAGAATACCAAAAGCTTTCTAGTTTAGGAATTAAACCTGGTCATCAGCTATTTCTCAAGAACATTAATATTACCAAAAATAAAGGATTCGGTTATTTTAACTTGGCTGGTTATTGGAAAAGAAAATATAATAAAAAAGTCGAACCAGAGCCTTGGTATTTGCTAACTAACTTAGATAACTGTCAAGAAGTTATTAAACTTTATCGCAGTCGAATGGGAATTGAAGCAATGTTTAAAGACTGCAAAACAGGTGGCTATAATCTTGAAGGAAGTCAAGCTAATACTCAACGTCTTACTAACTTAATTTTATTAATTGCTTTAGCTTATACTACCTCAGTTCTGAAAGGTAAATCAATTAAAAATTCTGGACATCAAAAATATATTGCTCGTTTAACTGAAGCACGACGAACAAGCAGGCGACATAGCAATTTTTGGCTAGGTATTTATGGCGAATTATGGATTATTGCTTGGGAGTTTTTAATTAATGTTGTTCGAGATATGATGAATTTGAATCGCCAGAAAATGCCGCATTATCAAAGAGGAATTAAAGCTATAAGTTTGATAAAACTGGGTTGATTGTTTACTGCAACTATTATTCGTTATTTATTATTTCATAATCTAAATCTTATTAAGATATTCAGCTTCGCGAGTGTCTTTTGAGTTGACTAAAAAGTCAATTGAGCTTTCGACAGTTATTCTGGCTATTAATGATTATCATTTTAAATTTTTGTCTCGATTTTTTATTCTTTCATTATCGGCTTTGTTCTTTACTGTGGCTACTTTTCAGGTTACTTGTCACCCCGTCAGTGGTTGCTCCTTTGAGTCGGTCTAGAGATAGCTGGAGTTGTTTTTGTTGGGAGGTTAGGCGAGTTTTTTCAGAGATGCGATCTGAGATGATTTGACCTTCTCTGATAGTTTGTCCTTCAGCTATTTTGAGGTCTGTCGGTTCGGCTACTTTAACGGTTACGGTCAATCGTCTGGGTGAAGTAGTAGCCGTGTCTGTTTGATTAGATGTCGATGTTGTAAGAGGATAAGCATGAGAAGAAGCTGGTGAAGTACCAGTTACCTTGTTGGTGAGAGTCGAAGCGAGGATAATTCCTGCTGTCGCTAGTGCATAGGGAAGTAGATTACCAAACCATTTCATAACAAATAACAATACTGGTGTTCTGTTATCTGTCTTAGTCTATTAAGTAAAGTTTTGGGTGTAATCTGAGTTCGGGTAGAGAGATCGCGACCGAAGGGAGTGAACCCCTCGCGTAGTGCCTCGCCGAAGGCGAGATCGCCCGTGCTATGCACAGCGTAATTTTGGTCTTAGAAATAGCGATTGCTCAATTCCCCCAGTACTCTCCAGGAAGATCCTTTTTTTTAACAGTAACCCTGCCAACTTTTTTACCTGACATTCTCAATAATTCATCACCTGAAAATTCAAAACCAAGCTTGAGTGCTATTTGTGCAACATCATCTGCTGTTGGTGAAGCTAGCACCTCATTTTTGAGTGCAGGATCGGACTGCATTTTCTTTAAAAATGCCTCAAGTTGATCTAAAGCCATATTGAAACTCCTATTCTCGTTATGCAGGTGTTGCGAACTTGTCGAGCGAACTTATTATATACCATCTTAAATGCTCTGAGACTGAATATTCATGACCGCCAAATCTTAACCTCTACAGTCCCAACTGCAAACTGCTCTTTCAATAAAGCGATCGCTCTATCCAACCCACAATAATTCAACTTCAAA is drawn from Stanieria cyanosphaera PCC 7437 and contains these coding sequences:
- a CDS encoding IS4 family transposase, giving the protein MKLLPLYTDHIKLCLTASQIQTLKILIWLLTVQKTVKIERLSACFPLPIRYESRRKHIQRFLTQSALSLPLFWFPIIKLIIEKEFLWGSRLILTIDRTQWKNNNIFLIAVIYKKRALPIYWQVLNKKGSSNLAEQQAIIKPVLRLLKQYELVILGDREFHGVELSYWLKTQKSPQKIYFIFRQKQGTNLRKPKREYQKLSSLGIKPGHQLFLKNINITKNKGFGYFNLAGYWKRKYNKKVEPEPWYLLTNLDNCQEVIKLYRSRMGIEAMFKDCKTGGYNLEGSQANTQRLTNLILLIALAYTTSVLKGKSIKNSGHQKYIARLTEARRTSRRHSNFWLGIYGELWIIAWEFLINVVRDMMNLNRQKMPHYQRGIKAISLIKLG
- a CDS encoding Nif11-like leader peptide family natural product precursor, whose product is MALDQLEAFLKKMQSDPALKNEVLASPTADDVAQIALKLGFEFSGDELLRMSGKKVGRVTVKKKDLPGEYWGN